The following proteins are encoded in a genomic region of Leptotrichia sp. oral taxon 215 str. W9775:
- a CDS encoding DEAD/DEAH box helicase family protein: MSNKIIFQFDDNLEYQKKAVKSVVELFRGLPKEVGSIYAEKLIKTRITEKDPVRNIDIVKGNKLLQNLKKVQLGNGLFTDEISYRNHERDFTIEMETGTGKTYVYLRTILELYKEYGFKKFMIVVPSIAIRKGVEKSIKQLTEHFKRLYNVDLSKYSFIYDSNNLGKMSSNFVESNDLSICVLNIQAFNKDTAKIRKDDEYGRVLWNDIKFIRPIVLIDEPQKIEGTAKKKSQSLKAIDELEPLFTLRYSATHKNLYNQVYKLDSYEAYKKDLVKKIQVKTINGVISKDYPYIRYTHFTKDLKARIEIFSQIQGESIRFKSFDVENGVSLYELSGGLPQYKDMFIAEQPNKANPLKVSSTNEDIELELGESNKKLENKEIIRIQIRLAIKNHFEKQFEILDEGRKIKGLTLFFIDEVKKVRDNDAVDRRGEYLKIFDEEYGMAIKKYREKIEKYKNYFPNYENVNLVREGYFALDKKKNEVEVDDWNSDKGESAVKAKSQEEIDRGIELILEKKDELISFNEPLAFIFSHSALREGWDNPNVFTLCTLKNGSSDIAKKQEIGRGLRLPVDVTGNRCLDRNVNELTVIANDSYENFSRMLQEDFNRNLNINEVTSDIILLTLEKSGIPKSKVTSELADNLKQELVNNKIMDNNNILLKDTEKIAEAIKEIKFSDEILEEHSSQIMENFVKYMVEKGTKRIEITNGDNEPIINKQRSFISEKEFKDIFEELGKNLSKKAIYKCKIDSDKYILSSIDKINKHISDFDLKKIVELTDSKGEYDNTGKFKLEKMINEDVELSDIVTEKKNDFEIANYIMYHTMLPRLAILKIIKGLEEKNRNALNIQDVLEDVTEILLEELKNMKAERVFEYEVIDGYETEREKIFEVDKINEEDLNNKRRLFKAKKDSTSLNEYYKLDSDGEKEFAEKLENNDNVLLFTKLKKGGFVIDTPYGNYSPDWAVVYRNSLENEKNNVGIYFIVETKVGKEEKDLSDVEKRKIKCGKLHFEAVSKNIGFDWVNSYDDFKRKFKVK, translated from the coding sequence ATGTCAAATAAAATAATATTTCAGTTTGATGATAATTTGGAATATCAGAAAAAGGCAGTAAAGTCTGTCGTGGAACTCTTCAGAGGACTTCCAAAAGAGGTAGGAAGTATTTATGCTGAAAAATTAATAAAAACAAGAATTACAGAAAAAGATCCTGTGAGAAATATAGATATTGTAAAGGGAAACAAACTTCTTCAAAATCTGAAAAAAGTACAGCTGGGAAATGGGTTATTTACAGATGAGATTTCGTATAGAAATCATGAGAGGGATTTTACTATTGAAATGGAAACAGGAACAGGAAAAACTTACGTATATTTACGTACAATACTGGAACTCTATAAAGAATACGGTTTCAAGAAATTTATGATAGTAGTTCCTTCCATAGCAATCCGTAAAGGAGTGGAAAAATCTATAAAACAGCTGACAGAACATTTTAAAAGACTGTACAATGTTGATTTGTCAAAATACAGTTTTATTTATGACAGTAATAATCTGGGAAAAATGAGCAGTAATTTTGTAGAAAGTAATGATTTAAGCATATGTGTTCTGAATATTCAGGCATTTAACAAGGATACAGCAAAAATACGTAAGGATGACGAATATGGTAGAGTTTTATGGAATGACATAAAATTTATAAGACCTATTGTACTGATTGATGAACCGCAGAAAATAGAAGGTACAGCAAAGAAAAAATCACAATCATTAAAAGCAATAGATGAACTGGAGCCATTATTTACATTGCGTTACTCAGCAACACATAAAAATCTTTACAATCAGGTGTATAAGCTGGATTCCTATGAAGCATACAAAAAAGATCTGGTAAAAAAAATACAGGTAAAAACTATAAATGGAGTGATTTCTAAAGATTATCCATATATCAGATATACTCATTTTACAAAGGATTTGAAGGCAAGGATTGAAATATTTTCTCAGATACAGGGAGAAAGCATCAGGTTTAAAAGTTTTGATGTGGAAAATGGAGTTTCACTGTATGAACTATCAGGTGGATTACCGCAGTATAAGGATATGTTTATTGCGGAACAGCCAAATAAAGCAAATCCATTAAAAGTTTCTTCCACTAATGAAGATATTGAGCTGGAACTGGGAGAAAGTAATAAAAAGCTTGAAAACAAGGAAATTATTCGCATTCAGATAAGATTAGCAATAAAAAATCATTTTGAAAAGCAGTTTGAAATTTTAGATGAAGGAAGAAAAATAAAAGGACTGACATTATTTTTCATAGATGAAGTTAAAAAAGTGCGTGACAATGATGCAGTGGACAGAAGAGGGGAATATCTGAAAATATTTGATGAAGAATACGGGATGGCTATAAAAAAATACAGGGAAAAAATTGAGAAATATAAAAATTATTTTCCAAATTATGAAAATGTAAATTTAGTAAGGGAAGGTTATTTTGCACTGGATAAAAAGAAAAATGAAGTTGAAGTAGATGACTGGAATTCTGATAAAGGTGAAAGTGCAGTAAAGGCAAAATCACAGGAAGAGATAGACAGAGGAATAGAGCTTATTCTGGAAAAAAAGGATGAGCTGATTTCATTTAATGAACCTCTTGCCTTTATTTTTTCACATTCCGCCCTCAGGGAAGGATGGGATAATCCAAATGTATTTACATTGTGTACATTGAAAAATGGAAGTAGCGATATAGCCAAAAAGCAGGAAATAGGTAGAGGACTTAGACTTCCTGTAGATGTGACAGGAAACAGATGTCTAGACAGAAATGTGAATGAACTTACTGTAATTGCAAATGACAGTTATGAAAATTTTTCAAGAATGTTACAGGAAGATTTCAATAGGAATCTAAATATAAATGAAGTTACATCAGACATTATTTTACTTACACTTGAGAAATCAGGGATTCCTAAATCAAAGGTTACTTCTGAACTGGCAGATAATTTAAAGCAGGAACTGGTAAATAATAAGATAATGGATAATAATAATATTCTTTTAAAAGATACTGAAAAAATAGCAGAAGCCATTAAGGAAATTAAATTTTCAGACGAAATATTGGAAGAACATTCTTCACAAATTATGGAAAATTTTGTAAAATATATGGTAGAAAAGGGGACAAAACGTATAGAAATAACAAATGGAGATAATGAGCCGATTATTAATAAACAGAGAAGTTTTATTTCTGAAAAGGAATTTAAAGATATTTTTGAAGAATTAGGAAAAAATCTCAGTAAAAAAGCCATCTATAAATGTAAAATTGATAGTGATAAGTATATTTTAAGCAGTATAGATAAAATAAATAAACATATCAGTGATTTTGATTTAAAGAAAATAGTTGAGCTGACAGACTCTAAAGGAGAGTATGACAATACCGGAAAGTTTAAGCTTGAAAAAATGATAAATGAAGATGTTGAATTGTCTGATATTGTTACTGAAAAGAAAAATGATTTTGAAATAGCTAATTACATTATGTATCATACAATGTTACCGAGATTGGCAATACTTAAGATAATAAAAGGACTTGAAGAAAAAAATAGAAATGCCTTAAATATTCAGGATGTGCTGGAGGATGTTACTGAAATACTGCTGGAAGAATTAAAGAATATGAAAGCTGAGAGAGTTTTTGAATATGAAGTGATAGATGGATACGAAACAGAAAGAGAAAAGATATTTGAAGTGGATAAAATAAATGAAGAAGATCTGAATAATAAGAGAAGACTGTTTAAAGCTAAAAAAGACAGTACCAGCTTAAATGAATATTATAAGCTTGACAGTGATGGAGAAAAAGAATTTGCAGAAAAGCTTGAAAACAATGACAATGTGTTATTATTTACAAAGCTGAAAAAAGGTGGTTTTGTAATAGATACGCCTTATGGAAATTATTCACCTGACTGGGCTGTTGTCTATAGAAATTCTTTAGAAAATGAAAAAAATAATGTAGGAATTTATTTTATAGTTGAAACAAAGGTAGGCAAGGAAGAAAAGGACTTATCAGATGTTGAGAAAAGAAAAATAAAATGTGGTAAACTACACTTTGAAGCTGTTTCTAAAAATATAGGATTTGACTGGGTAAACAGTTATGATGATTTTAAAAGAAAATTTAAAGTAAAATAA
- a CDS encoding DUF898 family protein — MEEKSYFDGGLLSYIGWIILGSFITTCTVGICFPWAICMIYGWKINHTVIEGKRLKFNGTAMGLFGNWIKWLLLIIVTLGIYSFWVHIKLEQWKVKNTTFLN; from the coding sequence ATGGAAGAAAAAAGTTATTTTGATGGAGGTCTGCTTAGTTACATAGGTTGGATTATTTTAGGCTCTTTTATAACAACATGTACTGTTGGAATTTGTTTTCCTTGGGCTATATGCATGATTTATGGATGGAAAATAAATCATACAGTTATAGAAGGAAAAAGATTAAAATTTAATGGTACAGCTATGGGATTATTTGGAAACTGGATAAAATGGTTGTTACTGATAATAGTAACATTAGGAATTTATTCGTTCTGGGTACATATTAAATTGGAACAGTGGAAAGTGAAGAACACTACTTTTTTAAATTAA
- a CDS encoding site-specific DNA-methyltransferase, with protein sequence MENNKIKKEINDIVNDNLKALEQLFPSAVKDGQLDIKALKEELGDFEEVTTEKYELNWAGKQNAKKRVQQGIGNKTLKFVEKDSKNADTTENIYIEGDNLEVLKLLRQNYYNSIKMIYIDPPYNTGNDFVYNDTFKMDKEESDKAEGIISENNEKLQKNQKSTNRYHANWLNMMYPRLKLARDLLTDEGVIFISIDDNEQANLKRLCDEIFGEENFVGVISNITGASQNGEGVLLQKNIEYCLVYSKLIDRVSINKVDKANEELRNLSDAPTSLITRPDMGYTIYYNTETNDIIPVKDYNKNKILSNIQEEVYQDVKELIENGYIPIRPGIKNNQLHRWRWGFETFSERKNEIIVKKINDKFNVYFKQSGYNPPKNIQKFSVGTNELKKLFDNIKIFDYPKSVNMLKYLVSIGMNKGDLMIDFFSGSATTAHAVMKLNSEDNGNRKYIMVQLPETTDEKSEAFKAGYKNIAEIGKERIRRAGEKIKQEIEEYNSNLKLGEEPKKVPDIGFKVFKVDDTNIKWYDLENFNEESQYSFDDPDSLDFVLGSNDIDIVYEIMLRQNDVPLSENLEVLTDIGNRTYLYASTYLICLETEITEEMVEKLASLDPLPIKFVFRDSAFKDNISLKDETFRKLRSLIERNSGESKVSYRVEFI encoded by the coding sequence ATGGAAAATAATAAAATAAAAAAAGAGATAAATGACATAGTAAATGATAATTTAAAAGCACTAGAACAATTATTTCCATCTGCTGTAAAGGATGGACAGCTGGATATAAAAGCATTAAAGGAAGAACTGGGAGATTTTGAAGAAGTAACAACTGAAAAATATGAGTTAAACTGGGCAGGGAAACAAAATGCCAAAAAAAGAGTACAGCAGGGGATAGGAAATAAAACATTGAAATTTGTGGAAAAAGATAGTAAAAATGCTGATACAACAGAAAATATCTATATTGAAGGAGATAATCTGGAAGTATTGAAACTGTTAAGACAGAATTATTACAACTCAATAAAAATGATATATATTGACCCGCCGTATAATACGGGAAATGATTTTGTCTATAATGATACTTTTAAAATGGACAAGGAAGAGAGCGACAAGGCAGAGGGAATAATATCAGAAAATAATGAAAAACTGCAGAAAAATCAGAAGTCAACTAACAGGTACCATGCAAACTGGTTAAATATGATGTATCCAAGATTGAAACTGGCTAGGGATTTACTGACTGATGAGGGAGTTATATTTATAAGTATTGATGATAATGAGCAGGCTAACCTAAAGAGATTGTGTGATGAGATTTTTGGGGAGGAGAATTTTGTCGGGGTAATTTCGAATATAACAGGAGCTAGTCAAAATGGTGAAGGAGTTCTTTTGCAGAAGAATATAGAGTATTGTTTGGTTTATTCAAAATTAATAGATAGAGTAAGCATTAATAAAGTAGATAAAGCGAATGAAGAATTGAGAAATTTATCAGATGCACCTACTTCATTGATAACAAGACCAGATATGGGATATACAATCTATTATAATACAGAGACAAATGATATTATTCCAGTTAAAGACTATAATAAAAATAAAATTCTTTCAAATATTCAAGAGGAAGTGTATCAGGATGTGAAAGAATTAATTGAAAATGGATACATACCAATTAGACCAGGAATTAAAAATAATCAGTTGCACAGATGGAGATGGGGATTTGAAACTTTTTCTGAAAGAAAAAATGAAATAATTGTAAAAAAAATAAATGATAAATTTAATGTATATTTTAAGCAATCAGGATATAATCCACCTAAAAATATACAAAAGTTTTCAGTTGGAACAAATGAATTAAAAAAATTATTTGATAATATTAAAATATTTGATTATCCCAAATCAGTAAATATGTTAAAATATTTAGTTTCTATTGGAATGAATAAGGGAGATTTAATGATTGATTTTTTCTCAGGTTCAGCAACAACAGCACATGCCGTTATGAAACTAAACAGTGAAGATAATGGAAATAGAAAATATATAATGGTTCAATTACCTGAAACAACTGATGAAAAATCAGAAGCATTTAAGGCTGGATATAAAAATATTGCAGAAATTGGAAAAGAGAGAATCAGACGTGCTGGAGAAAAGATAAAACAGGAAATAGAAGAATATAATTCAAATTTAAAACTTGGAGAAGAACCAAAAAAAGTTCCAGATATTGGATTTAAAGTATTTAAAGTGGATGATACAAATATAAAATGGTACGACTTGGAGAATTTCAATGAAGAAAGTCAATATTCTTTTGATGACCCTGATTCATTGGATTTTGTGCTTGGAAGCAATGATATTGATATTGTTTATGAAATAATGTTAAGACAGAATGATGTTCCGTTGTCAGAAAATCTGGAAGTGTTGACAGATATTGGAAATAGAACTTATCTGTATGCAAGTACATACTTGATTTGCCTTGAAACAGAAATAACAGAGGAAATGGTAGAAAAATTAGCTTCATTAGATCCGTTACCGATAAAATTTGTATTTAGGGATTCAGCATTTAAGGATAATATTTCATTGAAGGATGAGACTTTTAGGAAGTTGAGAAGTCTGATTGAGAGAAATTCAGGGGAGAGTAAGGTTAGTTATAGGGTTGAGTTTATTTAG
- a CDS encoding queuosine precursor transporter yields the protein MLEFFKNFQFGTNEMLWLAYMLFNYTAVLFAYKYWGKVGLLIFVPLSVVLANIQVLKMMNLFGVETTMGNIAFGGVFLVSDILSEVEGKKYARKLVTIGFITMVFTTIVMNWALAIKPASIDQFQEHLKPIFGLALNELSVIRVTAASMTAFIISQLFDVWAYQVIRKWRPSYKDIWIRNNLSTVVGQIIDNSLFTVLAFAGVYKISELFVIAFSTYFLELFISVMDTPFVYIAALWKKQGKVRELEDHI from the coding sequence ATGTTAGAATTTTTTAAGAATTTTCAATTTGGAACAAATGAAATGCTCTGGCTGGCGTATATGTTATTCAATTATACTGCAGTTTTATTTGCTTACAAATATTGGGGTAAAGTAGGATTACTTATATTTGTTCCTCTGTCAGTAGTACTGGCAAATATACAGGTATTAAAAATGATGAACTTATTTGGAGTTGAAACAACAATGGGAAATATAGCTTTTGGAGGAGTATTTCTTGTTTCGGATATTTTATCTGAAGTCGAAGGGAAAAAATATGCAAGAAAGCTAGTTACAATTGGATTTATTACAATGGTATTTACTACGATAGTTATGAACTGGGCATTAGCAATAAAGCCTGCATCTATTGATCAGTTTCAGGAACATTTGAAACCTATTTTTGGACTTGCTTTAAATGAACTGTCTGTTATAAGAGTAACAGCGGCAAGTATGACAGCATTTATAATATCGCAGCTATTTGATGTATGGGCCTATCAGGTTATAAGAAAATGGCGTCCAAGCTACAAGGATATCTGGATTAGAAACAATCTGAGTACAGTAGTTGGACAGATAATTGATAACTCCCTGTTTACAGTTCTTGCATTTGCAGGAGTATATAAAATCAGTGAATTATTTGTAATCGCCTTTTCAACATACTTCCTGGAATTATTTATTTCAGTAATGGATACGCCTTTTGTGTATATAGCGGCATTATGGAAAAAACAAGGTAAAGTAAGAGAACTGGAAGATCATATATAG